From the genome of Nasonia vitripennis strain AsymCx chromosome 1, Nvit_psr_1.1, whole genome shotgun sequence, one region includes:
- the LOC107980689 gene encoding uncharacterized protein LOC107980689: MKIFAVVFAVFLVERGNPVDLSDENLESVARDLLNRVVSITDSIKEIRNKIAVAPEELKDKIISFSDSQVTNEPKILNVLEEIDNKPAFQGFGHCHKFFERKTQKVKDALAKNITKFINIQLRDNEISVDNLAHETAKITVNLQGDNLDKEITLCKNSDSNQCNLTGKYETEIDHSEKVISNIKNIMNLIVEFVYGRHIVKKNILAVASKNVTNFLYFLVVLKSQLNHNL, translated from the exons atgaaaatttttgcaGTGGTTTTTGCGGTTTTCTTGGTAGAAAGAGGGAATCCG GTCGACTTAAGCGACGAAAACTTAGAATCGGTTGCAAGAGATTTATTAAACCGAGTTGTATCAATAACAGATAGCATAAAAGAAATTCGCAATAAGATCGCTGTAGCACCAGAAGAACTCAAAGACAAAATCATTAGCTTTAGCGATTCTCAAGTCACGAATGAACCAAAGATTTTGAATGTACTA GAAGAAATAGATAATAAACCAGCCTTTCAAGGCTTTGGCCACTGTCACAAATTTTTTGAACGCAAAACACAGAAAGTGAAAGATGCATTAGCAAAAAATATTACCAAATTTATCAACATACAACTAAGGGACAACGAAATAAGCGTCGATAATCTTGCGCAT GAAACTGCGAAAATCACCGTCAATCTGCAAGGTGATAATTTGGACAAGGAAATAACACTATGCAAAAATAGCGATTCCAATCAATGCAATCTAACAGGAAAGTACGAAACTGAGATTGACCACAGTGAGAAAGTTATcagtaatattaaaaatataatgaacTTAATCGTGGAATTCGTCTATGGGCGTCATAtagtaaagaaaaatatactgGCCGTAGCATCAAAAAACGTCACAaactttttatactttttggTTGTCTTGAAAAGCCAGCTAAACCATAATCTGTGA
- the LOC107980688 gene encoding uncharacterized protein LOC107980688 — translation MKVFLVFFYVFLAANGNPLESKRNDRLKSVARTYLNRIAVMTSSIKELREAVGTTSEKSKEKIISLIESEVAKYPKMVEIRKETNMPSARRGFAHCRKFFETQMQISKESLEEKLTNAVKTQLRMNEITLDSTEKDITKIANNLQGRYLDNELDLCQTNNIDEGNLTGKYKTVINHSELVISNIQNITKLVVELAYKTKITEKGLSTESKNISKYLSRIGCIENPDDDKLCGKH, via the exons ATGAAAGTGTTTTTAGTATTTTTCTACGTTTTTTTGGCAGCAAACGGCAATCCA CTCGAATCAAAAAGAAATGATCGCCTAAAATCGGTTGCAAGAACTTATTTAAATCGAATCGCAGTAATGACAAGCAGTATAAAAGAGTTACGAGAAGCTGTCGGTACTACATCAGAAAAATCAAAAGAGAAAATCATCAGTTTAATTGAATCTGAAGTCGCAAAATATCCAAAGATGGTTGAAATACGA aaAGAAACAAATATGCCTTCAGCAAGAAGAGGCTTCGCCCATTGCcgtaaattttttgaaactcAAATGCAGATTTCAAAAGAAAGCTTGGAGGAGAAGCTTACCAATGCTGTCAAAACACAATTGAGAATGAATGAAATCACTCTCGATAGTACCGAAAAA GATATCACAAAAATCGCTAATAATTTACAAGGAAGATATCTAGACAATGAACTAGATCTTTGCCAAACTAACAATATTGACGAAGGCAACCTGACAGGAAAGTATAAAACAGTAATTAATCACAGTGAATTAGTTATAAGCAACatacaaaatataacaaaattagTTGTCGAATTAGcttacaaaacaaaaataactGAAAAGGGGCTTTCTACAGAGTCGAAGAATATCAGTAAATACCTATCTCGTATTGGTTGCATTGAAAATCCCGATGATGATAAATTATGCGGTAAACATTAA
- the LOC100116530 gene encoding uncharacterized protein LOC100116530 encodes MILTGGEQCPCGKGPVLTPRVIECGDLIDCSFDKLIIDVYLTGHPEKDDVQILRVKYKTTTKPCHLLELKIQNFVIRVENNQNGYGEVLGLTDTTDDSLEALRSHDYFSQLIFRSNKQYTDYQNMGSLRMGKGQRYLSWSNVTRGQFLVRTH; translated from the exons ATGATATTAACCGGTGGCGAACAGTGTCCTTGTGGAAAA GGACCTGTGCTGACACCTCGCGTGATTGAGTGTGGGGACTTGATAGATTGTTCCTTCGATAAACTGATAATTGACGTTTACCTTACCGGTCATCCCGAAAAGGACGATGTTCAGATTTTGAGAGTGAAGTACAAGACGACTACGAAGCCATGTCATCTACTGGAACTTaagattcaaaattttgttatccGCGTGGAAAATAATCAG AACGGATATGGCGAAGTCTTAGGTTTGACAGATACAACGGATGACAGTTTGGAAGCTCTGAGGAGCCACGATTACTTTAGCCAACTGATATTCAGATCGAATAAGCAATACACCGATTACCAAAACATGGGGAGCTTGAGAATGGGTAAGGGTCAAAGATACCTCAGTTGGAGCAACGTGACTCGTGGACAATTTTTAGTAAGAACACATTGA